One stretch of Aquimarina sp. Aq107 DNA includes these proteins:
- a CDS encoding RHS repeat domain-containing protein produces the protein MKNFKTYSTCFLVLVLSFWGTAQDLNWYQNTGFDIINSNTVSGNGNLLSHEVLSQEQTTGHFEITNFKVDGNNLGGFVETKFSSASIFLSQTVSTSLNGSNGYTITIVHNSRNDLVGNRYTITAKKPDGTELGKLEDVILQTTDRIRIEKLSSTQLRFLFNNQVIATVTDANLSWNRAGIQSYNLIEVGVNPGILSMSYAQSGFEITDESYGPFSVTDTDKNWVSVNSYGITENVVGNFIGASVSYYDDLGKGTQSQTFDTKAKKTWASEIRYDSQGRPALSTLSAPIGGNPSFTYKDGFIKKSGNADFNISDYENTDLENPTPVTDGANTLGWYYSENNNSDPYQDITNRPYSRTIYSDLNPGTALKTIGGNKMDDQWKQGHVFSMPAGQELSKLGAFGDSKYDDYKIIKTVSRDIHGIEAVVFTDTDGRTLAAARSGNEEGGIANSRTSSVKISEQGFVDIHIPVGRSGISLSSNPGITVYDLITEEIVTTNIGSLSNGFYRIAITDTDDYIANSISVNYPENYYDYSLNEYDKAGRLLSSKQPLVQLESTFEYNALGQLTYTKSPDEGEAWFKYRSDGQIRYSQNSKQLAAGEFSYTNYDQLGRPTESGVLVNGNFTTANPDTALPSGTRKEQHLTIYDALIQSDKNYLSGVHSSYANPSFLSGNVAKTENENTTTYYSYDIYGRVQWIVQNIADLGDKTIDYEYDPITSQVNRVVYQKHSTSDLFIHKYTYDTNDYSLTKVETATNINGPYTEHATYEYNETGALKTLNLAEGLQKIDYVYALNGALKSINDPTLDDTNNPAQDIDDLFGMNLHYYDNDYTRTNTPRSVARTSAGINQYNGNIKSITWNTNRPDITNTPNSYYYTYNKNNWLTGASFNQPVNEADPSIPLDLDPLNQPVSSTTDAEARRSITLENGFSITATTGRTFSAKIITDGTVLGDGDYNVSNITYDANGNIQSLNRNKDNANGSNAMDKLSYAYKTNKPNQLLRVDDTVGAVSDADDIEDQDGNNYEYNEIGQLVKNNEENIEYLYNASGLVTEVRKDNQTLVKFFYNDKNHRVRKESYNPNSSATTTTFYVRDAAGTAMAIYNKFNANVPGGGSTASIAEHTIYGANRLGVYKRGLFGGGKSLYQLTDHLGNVRAVVTRDQETGTAMAVSATDYYPFGMPMPNRTLSGAEGYRYAYQGQEVDPETGKEAFELRLWDARIGRWLTTDPAGQYHSPYMAMGNNPVIGIDPDGAKNIRFDSDGNYIGVDSDVWWHNLLFGTRGQYGSDENGWTNFEFSDTENDVKNILDGVYDKLVVVNKEDVRNLLINGGAFDKDNRNNVISYMLQEGVGKGELDYAIKSKNGLADAWPGTNTYGTIYVFDDTGFNNHNFGNFLLGASAATLQIQFVAIPLLGAHANSFGWVKNALNGYSPQLDSMDDQLSIKQGFYYARSQGWHYKNVDGSYDYRGTILDRL, from the coding sequence ATGAAAAATTTTAAAACATATAGCACTTGTTTTTTAGTACTAGTTTTATCTTTTTGGGGAACAGCTCAAGATTTAAACTGGTATCAGAATACTGGTTTTGATATCATCAATTCTAATACAGTATCAGGAAACGGAAACCTATTATCACACGAAGTATTATCCCAAGAACAAACTACCGGGCATTTTGAAATTACTAATTTCAAGGTTGATGGTAATAATCTAGGTGGTTTTGTAGAAACAAAATTCTCTTCAGCATCCATATTCTTATCACAAACTGTCTCAACGAGTTTAAACGGTAGCAATGGATATACCATTACTATTGTACATAATTCTAGGAATGATTTAGTAGGAAATCGATACACAATAACCGCTAAAAAACCAGATGGAACAGAACTGGGGAAATTAGAAGATGTCATACTGCAAACTACGGATCGTATACGTATTGAAAAATTAAGTAGTACACAATTACGTTTCCTCTTTAACAATCAGGTGATCGCTACGGTTACTGATGCTAATTTATCTTGGAATCGTGCAGGAATACAAAGTTACAATCTAATAGAAGTTGGAGTTAATCCAGGTATTTTGTCCATGTCCTATGCGCAAAGTGGTTTTGAAATCACTGATGAAAGCTATGGACCTTTTTCTGTTACTGATACAGATAAAAATTGGGTATCTGTAAATAGTTATGGAATTACTGAAAATGTAGTAGGTAATTTCATAGGAGCTAGCGTAAGTTATTATGATGATTTGGGTAAAGGAACACAATCTCAAACTTTTGATACAAAGGCTAAAAAAACCTGGGCATCAGAAATACGTTATGATAGTCAAGGAAGACCAGCATTAAGCACACTAAGTGCTCCAATTGGAGGTAATCCAAGTTTTACTTATAAAGATGGGTTTATTAAAAAATCAGGTAACGCTGATTTTAATATCAGTGATTATGAAAATACTGATCTAGAAAATCCTACTCCTGTTACGGATGGAGCAAATACATTAGGATGGTACTATAGTGAAAATAACAATAGTGACCCATATCAAGACATTACAAATAGACCTTATTCTAGAACTATTTATAGTGATTTAAATCCTGGAACTGCTTTAAAAACTATTGGTGGTAACAAAATGGACGATCAATGGAAACAGGGCCATGTATTTTCTATGCCCGCAGGACAAGAATTATCAAAGCTCGGAGCTTTTGGGGATTCTAAATATGATGACTATAAAATCATAAAAACCGTATCTAGAGATATACACGGTATCGAAGCTGTAGTCTTTACGGATACAGATGGTAGAACATTAGCAGCCGCTAGAAGTGGTAATGAAGAAGGTGGTATTGCTAACTCTAGAACATCCTCAGTAAAAATCAGTGAACAAGGATTTGTAGATATTCATATTCCTGTTGGTAGAAGTGGAATCTCATTATCCAGTAATCCTGGTATTACGGTGTATGATCTAATCACAGAAGAAATCGTTACTACCAACATAGGTAGCTTATCGAATGGATTTTATAGAATTGCAATTACAGATACAGACGATTATATTGCCAATAGTATTTCTGTTAATTATCCAGAAAACTATTATGATTATAGCTTAAATGAATACGATAAAGCAGGACGTTTACTAAGTAGCAAACAACCTTTAGTACAATTAGAAAGTACCTTTGAGTATAATGCATTAGGACAATTAACCTATACCAAAAGTCCTGATGAAGGTGAAGCTTGGTTTAAATACCGTAGCGATGGACAAATTCGCTACTCTCAAAATAGTAAACAATTGGCAGCTGGTGAATTCTCATATACCAATTATGATCAACTAGGAAGGCCTACAGAAAGTGGTGTTTTAGTCAATGGTAATTTTACCACGGCAAATCCAGATACGGCTTTACCTTCTGGAACTAGAAAAGAACAACACCTTACCATCTACGATGCATTAATACAATCTGATAAAAACTATCTATCAGGTGTCCACAGCAGCTACGCCAATCCATCATTCTTATCAGGTAATGTGGCAAAAACCGAAAACGAAAATACCACTACCTATTATAGTTATGATATCTATGGTAGAGTGCAATGGATTGTACAAAATATTGCGGATTTAGGAGATAAAACGATCGATTATGAATATGATCCAATTACAAGTCAAGTAAACAGAGTAGTGTATCAAAAACACAGTACATCGGATTTATTTATACATAAATACACTTATGATACAAATGATTATAGTCTTACCAAAGTAGAAACAGCTACTAACATTAATGGTCCTTATACGGAACATGCTACCTATGAGTATAATGAAACCGGTGCATTAAAAACGTTAAATCTGGCCGAAGGATTACAAAAAATAGACTATGTCTACGCCCTAAATGGTGCTTTAAAAAGTATAAATGACCCTACGCTTGATGATACTAATAACCCAGCACAAGATATTGATGATCTTTTTGGGATGAACCTACATTATTATGATAACGACTATACTCGTACTAACACTCCAAGATCTGTGGCTCGTACAAGTGCAGGGATCAATCAATATAATGGAAATATAAAATCAATTACTTGGAACACTAATAGACCAGATATAACCAATACTCCTAATAGTTACTATTATACATACAACAAAAACAATTGGTTAACAGGAGCTAGTTTTAACCAACCGGTTAATGAAGCAGACCCTAGTATCCCTTTGGATTTAGATCCATTAAACCAACCTGTTAGTAGCACTACAGATGCAGAAGCTAGACGATCTATTACCTTAGAAAACGGTTTTAGTATCACCGCAACGACCGGTCGTACTTTTAGTGCTAAGATTATAACTGATGGGACAGTATTGGGTGATGGAGATTATAATGTATCTAACATTACCTACGATGCTAATGGAAACATACAATCATTGAATCGTAATAAGGACAATGCTAATGGAAGTAATGCCATGGATAAACTATCGTATGCATACAAAACAAACAAACCCAATCAATTGCTGCGGGTAGATGATACCGTAGGTGCAGTATCCGATGCAGATGATATCGAAGATCAAGATGGAAATAACTATGAGTATAATGAAATAGGGCAACTGGTAAAGAACAATGAAGAAAATATTGAGTATCTTTATAACGCCAGTGGATTGGTGACTGAGGTTAGAAAAGATAATCAAACCTTGGTGAAGTTCTTTTACAATGATAAAAATCATAGGGTACGTAAGGAATCCTATAATCCAAATAGTAGCGCTACAACAACAACTTTTTACGTAAGAGATGCTGCAGGTACTGCCATGGCTATATATAACAAATTTAATGCCAATGTTCCTGGAGGAGGATCTACAGCCTCAATTGCGGAACATACGATCTATGGAGCAAATAGATTAGGCGTTTATAAAAGAGGATTATTTGGTGGAGGAAAGAGTTTATACCAACTAACAGATCATTTGGGTAATGTGCGTGCAGTGGTAACCAGAGATCAAGAAACTGGTACTGCAATGGCCGTAAGTGCTACCGATTACTATCCCTTTGGTATGCCAATGCCCAATCGTACCCTGAGCGGAGCCGAAGGGTATCGCTACGCATACCAAGGACAAGAAGTAGATCCTGAAACAGGGAAGGAAGCGTTTGAGTTAAGGCTTTGGGATGCAAGGATTGGACGTTGGTTGACTACTGATCCAGCGGGGCAATATCATTCACCATATATGGCAATGGGAAATAACCCTGTTATTGGTATTGATCCTGATGGGGCTAAAAATATTAGGTTTGACTCTGATGGAAATTACATAGGTGTTGATAGTGATGTATGGTGGCACAACCTTCTTTTTGGTACTAGAGGTCAATACGGAAGTGATGAAAATGGTTGGACAAATTTTGAATTCTCAGATACGGAAAACGACGTAAAAAATATTCTTGATGGTGTCTATGATAAATTAGTTGTTGTTAATAAAGAAGATGTTAGGAATTTGTTAATTAATGGTGGTGCTTTTGATAAAGATAATAGAAATAATGTTATTAGCTATATGCTTCAAGAAGGTGTTGGCAAGGGAGAATTAGATTATGCAATAAAATCTAAAAATGGATTAGCAGATGCTTGGCCTGGTACTAATACCTATGGAACTATTTATGTTTTTGACGATACTGGTTTTAATAATCATAACTTTGGAAATTTTTTATTAGGAGCTTCTGCTGCTACTTTACAAATCCAATTTGTTGCAATACCTCTGTTAGGAGCTCATGCTAACAGTTTTGGTTGGGTTAAAAATGCTTTGAACGGATATTCTCCTCAGCTTGATTCTATGGATGATCAATTATCTATTAAACAAGGGTTTTATTATGCTAGATCACAAGGTTGGCATTATAAAAATGTAGATGGAAGTTATGATTATCGTGGAACCATATTAGATAGATTATGA